The sequence below is a genomic window from Proteus vulgaris.
AGATAAAGATGAAATGGTGTTTAGCACTGTACAAGCCTTAGTTCCTTCCTATTTATTAGCGTTACCTCTTTCCATTGTCAGACAAAAAGCATTGCAAGATGCTAATTTTCTCACCTTTATTTGCCAGCAGTTAAGCCAAAAACTTTATCAATCTTCATTAAGACACTCTCAATCACCCTATTCTTCAGAATTCAAATTGCGCCGATATTTATTTTTTAAAGCACGACAAGAAGGACTCTCTTTTCAATTAGAAAAAAGAGACTCATTAGCGGCAATGCTTGGGATCTCAACCAGACAATTAAACCGCGCTTTAGCGCATCTAGTCAGTATTAAGGCGATTAAATTAAAGAGTAAATCGATAACAGTGTTGGATTGTGAATGTTTGTCTCAACTTAATGGCTTGGCTCTATAAACATGTTATTGATAAACAATTTCAAGATCTAACGTGGCATTTGCTGTTCCGGGAAAAACGTCCTTCTCCATTTGCTTGTAATAACCCCTAAAATTCAAAGTCACTTCACCCTCATTTTTTGCGGCACTAACCACAGTATTACGTTTATTTAATTCTAATGTCGTCCAATTACTGCCATTAACGCTGTACTGTGTTTCAACGCCAACACCTTTGGCAGTATCAGATGATGTATTTAATGCCAGTACGGTGCTATTTCCTGAAAATGCACTGCCTTTAGGCGTTAAAATAACGGGCAAACCTTCAGGACAATCTAAGGTTATATGCCAATCTATTTTTTCGCTCGTTGAATGAATTTGTCCGCCAAAACCATTTTCACTAAGGGAGATATGCCCAAGGTTAACGTCTTTAATTTTAGATGACTCTAATATGCAGGTGCTCGCTAATAACCCGTATTACAGATTAATTTTCTTTAAATAAAGTAATAGTAAATAGAAATGGTATTATTCATTATGGCTAAAGAGTTAATGAACCTGTTGCAATCAAGCTTTAAACACGATGGTTATAATGGAATGATAAAACTTAAAAATGAGGATGGAGTATCATGAAAATACAATATAAAAAGATGGCCACTTATTTTTCATTTCTATTTATTGTTTTAGTATTGGGTACGTACTATTGGCTTAAATTACCCTATTCTTTTTCTTATCAGCGTCAACTTGCTACTGATTTTATTAATAATATCAATAATGAAGAATATGAGCAGGCATTTAGTCTGACACAACAAAATA
It includes:
- a CDS encoding Crp/Fnr family transcriptional regulator, with the translated sequence MKIVNDEKKRNAFILMHQLDTYLSDALLSSMRLMEVKTGEYLITQNSQATHLYCLVEGKLQIERYEINGEHVVFSFEQAFCVIGDLELFSDKDEMVFSTVQALVPSYLLALPLSIVRQKALQDANFLTFICQQLSQKLYQSSLRHSQSPYSSEFKLRRYLFFKARQEGLSFQLEKRDSLAAMLGISTRQLNRALAHLVSIKAIKLKSKSITVLDCECLSQLNGLAL
- a CDS encoding fimbrial protein, which gives rise to MLESSKIKDVNLGHISLSENGFGGQIHSTSEKIDWHITLDCPEGLPVILTPKGSAFSGNSTVLALNTSSDTAKGVGVETQYSVNGSNWTTLELNKRNTVVSAAKNEGEVTLNFRGYYKQMEKDVFPGTANATLDLEIVYQ